The Tripterygium wilfordii isolate XIE 37 chromosome 5, ASM1340144v1, whole genome shotgun sequence DNA segment AGAAGGTGTTTAATAATTCTGAGAAGTGAAAGAAATTCCCATTTCTTGTTTCATCATGTCCTTTCTCAGACTGGCTTATTCGCTCTTCTTTTATGCTGTAAAAAGGCCATTGTGAATATATCTTTTTACCCTGTTGAGCTTGCAAATTTCTATGCAGACTTGACAATTTGTTTTAGGTAGCAAAGGCATATCTGATATTAGAAAAGGTTGCTAACTTCTTGTGGTCTGGTAGACCTATTATTAAAATGTGGGAGAGGTCCTAAGCAACAAGGACGGACACGTTGCTGAATAGGAGGGGAGCATTTGTAGCTTTTCTATTAGTGTATCCTGTTATTGTAGTATTTTCTACAGCTGTAGCTTAAGAGGGAGGTAGAAGGACAGAGGGGGAGACTTttggggaaggaaaatattggaGGTCCTATCAATATCAATTGCACAACATTTTCCTTTCTTATTCACTGTAGTTCGAGTTTTTATCCTACCAATATCAATTGCACAACATTTTCCTTATTTTGGAGTATAGTATCTGTTGATACTTATCATGGTCACACTGAAgtgttatttctctctctctctcttccctgcATCTCCTCTTAGGAGAGGCTGTTGTCTCACTGTGGTTCCACTGTATTAGAATATGGGAAGGGGAATCTCGAAGCTCCTATGCATTTTAATTTTCCACAACATTCCTCTTACTGAGTGCAGGGTATTATAGTTGAAAGAAAATAGTCGTAAGGTTTAGGAATGAGTCATTTGGGAATTGCTAGTTTAGAGGGTAAAATTTCCATATGATCTCAATACCTTAGTTGAAAAATTGTGACTTAAAACAGTGAAATCAATGTTGATTGTTCACACATTAGTTTTACTACTCGGCTGGTTAATTTCTTCTAGTGCTTTCGAGATAAAGTAGTATCATAACCATTTTATCATTGTCTAGCTGCTgatataattttgattaatgTTTCTTCTACCATTCTACATTGCAGTCACTTCTTCATTATATAAAagcttatatgtgtgtgtgtgtgcatttTCTGGaatgttttaaatttatatttacttATACTTACTACTCCGTAATGTAATCTTACTTTTCCTTCCAACAAGAATTTACAAGAATTCAGTGTCATTCTACTTGATTCTCTCTTTTACTGAGGTATATTCAGTTCTTGACATAGAAttcttaaaatattataatgtgAAGTTTCAATGAATAATCATGTGAGATGCTGAGgctatattttgttttatactCTGTTTCATGCAGATTGgtgattttggtattttagtaAGGTCAGGTTTTACCATACCCAAAGCGCTTCTCTTTAATTTCCTCTCAGCGCTGGTTGCACTAGTAGGAACTGCCTTGGTAAGTAGTTTTTGGCTGGATAAGGGCAAACCTCTTCTAGCATATCCTCAAACGATGGGAATGGAAATCAaaattgttgttgtttttttttttttgctgtagGCTTTGCTCTTAGGACGAGATCCAGGACAGTCTTCTTTGATAGAGGTGAAACTACTGCCCCTTAAAGGAATATATTTGTCTCCTAGGCAGCACCGACTCGGATACGGCGACACGGGATGCGGGTGCGGGGACACATTGATTCGTAAATCCTCAAAGAATCCAGGATACGGGTGCGGGAGGACTCGGCAAATAAaagatttttttatatatattaatccaAAGTTTCATTGATGATTATAACCATTGTGCCTTAAATTGTTGTCTGCAAGGGAGTTTAGGTAGACTCGAATTGTCTACAAAGGCGTCTGTCTAATATTTATAAGTCAGACTGAAATTGTTCTAGTAGAGATGACAGTTGGCAATTGAGTTTTACTAAAGATGACAGATGTCTATTGGGTTTATATGTTGATAACAGATAAATCCCATACGATTGAAATTGTTATTCAATGCCAGACATCCCACACGAGTCAGCAGACGTATTCTGCCGAGTCCCTGCCGCATCCGCGTCCTTGCCGCACTCAGTGTGGGTGCGACGGCAGTTTTGGCGTGTCGGTGCTGCCTAGTTTGTCTCTTTCATTTTTAACTTGATCTTTTTTGTGCTACAATTTCGACTTCCAGTCAATATAAGTATTCTTCATTTTACAGGGATTTACTGCTGGTGGATTTATATACATAGCTGTAGCTGGAGTGCTTGCAGAGATGAATAGTAGTGGTAAGATTACATTCAGAAGTACAGCCATCCAGTTAACCTCTCTCATAATAGGGATGGCCGTTGCCTTATGTATCTCACTTGTAGAATAAGATTGCATGTAGGTATAGTTGTATTATAAATTAACTCTACAGGATCGATGATTTATGTTCTCATGCCCTACCTCCATTGTGGTTAGTATGTTCATTTGGTTAATTGAAGGCATGAAGTAAAAACGAGGGATCAGAAGGCATACTCGCTTGTGAATTCACgcgatgatattttttttttgtcctctctGTTCTCTCCTATAGTATTGTTGCTCATCTCCTGGGTGAGGAAAATGCCAAAGATTATGCACATAAATGATGCTCCACAGGATTCGAATCTCACACCGTGGGGAGAAATATATTAACGGGGTATTTGATTCATAAATGTGTGAGGTGAGCATGAGATGAGGaggagatgattgtgagatgagtATAGAGTGAGCATGGTCatgttttgttcaaaataagTAGTGAGTATGAGTGTGAGAATGTTAatagtttaaaattttcatattaccctctttctttctttttagaaaataaaatagtatTTTATAACAAGTGTAAAAGAGTTTTTTACACATTAAAACTCATTTTCCCTTATGGAGAggtgagaatgactattctccacaagggaTAATAGAGGatggaatgagtttgagattttacgcttcaaaactcaaccaaacaagagaatatatAATCCTACTCTATTCGCATACTCATTCCCCTCAAAGCACTAATCAAATGTCCCGTAATGGTTAGCCAGTTGAGCTGAGCACTGGCGTGTGCTAAACGGGTtgactattttaaaaaaaaaaaaataagctcGATCTGTTTAATAGATGGTGTTGACAAGAGCTTTTGGTAATCAGGCCAAGTTTTTGTTTGAGCCCAGCCCTTAATGTGCCACTTGCGAACAGCTCATGAGTAGTGTAACTCATTTATTCTCGTAGTGAAGACCTAAGACTGGCCATAGACAAAATCCTACACTATTCGATTATGCCCACAAGTTTACGACTACTTGGCTTATACAGTGACCTATGAACCTAGTCCTATCGGATATTTCTTGGTAAGATATTCAACGTCCCGTGTCCGCTCAGCCATGTAGAAGGTTCTACTAAAACAAGAATTAGATGAGGACAGAAAGGAAATAGCTTGAGACTCCCAATTTATGACTCTCATTTTATCCTCAATGCATGTGAGTATTGGATGTTAAATGGGTCTTACATTTTTACTTTTAATCACACGTGTCACATAGGATGAGGGGTAAAATTGGGGTCTATATATTGCTCGGACCGAAAGAATGTCCTCTATAGATCATGATCTTGAACTAGGTAGGAAAATCTTGTACATTCAATTTATTACATGTTGATGACGTGAGGTGATGTGGCCCCGGCTGTCATCAGCATAGAGGTTGGACCTATGCGTCTCGAACCCGTGATCTCGATGATGCTGGGTTGAGCTGGTGTAGTGGTAGTGTCTCAACCCAGCATCATCGAGATCACGGGTTCGAGACACGGAGGTCCAACCTCTATGGTGATGACGGCCGGGGCCACATCACCTCATGTCATCAACATTACATATCTAGAATTTCTGGCTTGGTAAAGGAGGGAAAGGAGGAATTCTGGGTAAAGGAGTTATAATGTGATCACCATGAGTAAGCTTATGGTGCCTTTTCCGCGCAGCTCGTTCAGGAGGCTCTGTAGTTTCAGAAACAATGCCTTCCATGTTTACACCTGCCGGCGATTCTGCTGTCTTCCGAAAGCACTGCCGCTCCTCATGCATCTCTCTATCCATCTTTGTATTCCATGgcaagggaaaaaaatttctcattttatattgtATATAACCAAAGAGTGCTAAAGGGGAGCATTCAATAGTGTTGTAACACACAAGATAAAGACTCAACTTTTACTTACATTGATGACAGAGGATGAAGGCATTGGGCATTTCACCGGGCGATCCTCCTCCGGTGGCTCCATTGGATGTTCCAGCGGGCCGAACTCAAAGTCCAAATTCATGCCACTCTTTCTATTAAGCTCTCTGGTTTCATCTATTAGTAGAGCTTCACTTAGTTCTTCATTATCATGGCATGAAACATCTGCTAACATTAGTGCTATGttgaggaattttttttaagttattAGAACAAACCCACATACCCAAATGAGATAAATGGCTTACCAACCCATCCTCTCACAACTTCAGGGTAGAGGGACACAAAATCcaacttttgtttttgtgtgtgagagCTTTAAACAAGAAGGACAAGTAGAGGGTGAAAGGTGTCAATGTGGGATCGCCTAAACAATGAAAGATGTTAAAAGATTGCCACCATTTCCCTgcttttcttgattttgttaCTTCTTTAGTTTTGGGacaatctttttctttcttcattgggGCTCTATTGGGTATCTATTTAGAGAGAGAGCACtagcttttcttttcaatttctatTCCAGTAATCACCGTCCCAAAAGTATTCCAGTAGTGTGTGCTATGTATTGATTGGATATGGTTTTCAATGGGCCCCTTGTTATATAATGTCACCGCACCCAATGAATACATGCCACACACTATTGAGATGCTTTTGGGATAGTTATTATTGGAATCCCTAGCACTGTTGGTCAATGTCTTGCTTTGAAGCAGAGTTTTCAGCTGCGGTTGAAATATTTCGCATTTGCTCcactttttctccttttcttggtTTTGCTGAATATGGAAATGCGTATTTGAGATggattagagcatccacaatgggaagaatttgaagtacttgagatgatactttcttgataagttaagtgctagatgttcacaatgggtataatggagtgtatttcaagtacttgaaatgttacttttttgataaatatagtgctacatacacacaatgggtgaaaaattacacttgaaaatttagttgtggaaaaaggatacttgagagttgaagtatgtatatagttgatgaatagtgaagagagaggtgatgaatagtgaagagagaggtgatgaaaaggaagagagagatgataaaaaggaagaaagagaagatgaaaagaagagagagatatgaaaaagaagagagagatgataaaaaggaagagagagaaaatagagaaagtgagtatgaagtgttggaatgtatggagtgttgatgaataatgtatattgtgggattcactcatccaattaaattgtgccacgtaggatagatgagaagagagagaatgattttgaagtgctggatatttggtgcatcactgtggatgctcttagctgtggagggaaaggaagagagagcgGAAAGCACAAGTTAAAGAGGCGTGCTTTTAGAGTTTTCAAGACACTTTTTCTACTTAGCCGTTTGTGTTCTAATTTGCATTCTTTTCGCCCATGGATTTGATGATGCATTGGCCCCATAAAATCGCACTTTTTTTGACTTGTTTCCTCATCTTTTACTTTTTCACAAGCTTATATTCTTGTTTAATTTGTTTAGCAAAAAGACAGCACATGGTCTCATTAAAATTCGATTTAGAGAATTTTTATTTACACAACATAAATTGTTTACTCTACAAAATTTAACCTTATGAGTTACATAGTTATTCTAAGTTTACACCACATTACTAATTAATATCCCAAAATACCTTTGGTTTGCAGTTTCTAACCTTAGAAATATTAAAGTTTTACAATTGTTCTTTCATCCTAGTCTTAAACCATATCCAATTCTTTTGAATGATCCGACATTATCCATCTTTTCTGATATAGCTTCAAAGAATCAAGAACCTCCTTCTCAAAACGGGTCACAAACCTTCTCAAGAAATACTTTTTAGGGATTGAGATCGATCTCTGTATATATAAAAGTGGTTCTATCAACAAAACCTTTTaagaaaaatatcttaagtACGAACATCGACGAATGATCCTCTTCTTCAAGCTAAAACTATCTTAAGGACGAACAACCTGCGTCCATTTGGCGTGAAATACATGGAACATTTCATGCCATTTATGTTTTATAAGTTCTTCAAAAATCTTCAACAAAAATACTCATCCATTTGGGATGGTCATATTGATtattaataacaaaattgtGATGGTTGTGTTGATTATTGAGAACAAAATAGGGATGGTtgtgttgatttattttcattcaaaGGCATATTAGACATTTCATATAgggatataaatataaataaaaatcctaaaattggtgtaaacttaacacttttCGATGTGTACataaaatttgtcttttgagtTAATGTAAGGTCCGAGTTGAAGTCCACTTTTACactaataataaacaaaaaaaaaattgaatagaaaaaaaatgaagtttatAAATTAAATCTACACTTGGGTCTTAGGTAGATTTTTTCCTTGCAAATATTTTAAAGGGTATTGGTCCATATGGTATGGGCTTTCTAACTCAACTGTTGATGCAAATTTTTGCACGTCCCACACGTCAGCAGTTGGGGTCCATGTTGTGACGGAGACAATGAATCTCCAACCTGCAAGGATGAGAATGGGCGACCCTTCGTGACCCGTGGACactccgatgctcaagtcagtatTCTTCAGATAGAGAAATCAAAGTTATCAATGTATAGAGCTCTTTTTGCGTACAATAGTCTCATGCTCCTTTTATAGTTGGTGTGGAGTGTGTCAGTTGGGATTTTCTTTATCCCAAATTCCCCGTTTGATCTcgttgtttgaaatttgaatggtGACTATTCCTCTTGATCTTATTGTTTGAATTTGAACGCTTTGAATTCAATACTCATGGATTGACATGAGGAAGCTTCTCTATAGCTATTCTCACGTAAGGAAGCTTCTTTGGAGCTCTTCCCCTTGCCATGTCTGTGCTGACTCATCATAGGGATTTTACTCATC contains these protein-coding regions:
- the LOC119998078 gene encoding uncharacterized protein LOC119998078, with translation MLADVSCHDNEELSEALLIDETRELNRKSGMNLDFEFGPLEHPMEPPEEDRPVKCPMPSSSVINMDREMHEERQCFRKTAESPAGVNMEGIVSETTEPPERAARKRHHKLTHGDHIITPLPRIPPFPPLPSQKF